ACGCAAAACGCCTACAACACCCGGTATTCCCAGGCGGTCACCCATCCAAGTACTAACCGGGCCCGACGTTGCTTAAATTCCCAGATCGGACGAGATGGGGTGTTCTCAACGTGGTATGGTCGTAGGCGATGATAGGACGTGAAGTAGCGCATTTAATCGTGTacaactgtgacgtcacagagccAATATAGCAAACGCTGTTCGTTAGTCTCAAACACCAAAAGCTCGATTTAGTCGGTAACAATTTGGATATGTGTAGCATATATAGATGCATCAGCATATGAACAGCATGTGTAAGTAGGTATTAGTGTTTGGAAGACACGCTACGTAAAATACTGATAACATGAATCTCCCATTCAAACTATTGACacaggataaagtaagaagtAAACTAAATCGTGACTTTCTTCTTTTGCTGCAAAAATCGCGTATTTGCATAactggtttgtgacgtcacagttatACGCGATCAAAAGCGCTACTTCGCGTCGTATCTTCGCCTACGACCATACCACGTTGAGAACACCTTATCTCGTCCGATCTGGGAAGTTAAGCAACGTCGGGCCCGGTTAGTACTTGGATGGGTGACCGCCTGGGAATACCGGGTGTTGTAGgcgttttgtgttttattacaacCACAATACATTTCAATGAATGTTCGTTTATCTTGCTTTACTTACGTAAACAAAGGCATTTAACCGCACGTATGACTTTATACAAAAAAGACATTATTTTAACGCGGTTATGATATAGTATTGCGGGACatgatggaacacctttagcacataatacccaaataccctgatcgggttttaaacaatcaagaACGGTCTAAATGGGTCTTGAGgataaaaattttgttctttgtttactaccaaatgagactagaaaatagaatgaaaaggtgtcccatcttccctatcctactgtatatatattttcctttggcgctaaaaaaacagtttttcaaaacatttttgtcgTGTGTAAATTATTATACggggaaaaaaaaaacaattcttacAAAAATCTACGGAAACACTATAAATTCCAAAGCAATTCTTAAACAGTGTCGATTCCCCACTATGCCCCGCTTTTCGCTGATTGCCTCGCTTACTTAACACTCTAGTCGACTAGTACCTTCTAATGCATGGCAGTTGGACCACACGAGGTAGTTGGTTGAAGTTTGTTCTGCATTGGGATTATTTCTGCTTAAAGTTGAGtattattaaatcaaatttagtttttgctttatatattatcctatatatatatatgtatatatggttTTCCATACAGCGTTATTAGCTGATAGATTATGGCAATCTACAATTTATTAGTACTGCTATTGAGAGTTTTATTAGTATGTTGTTTGCATATTACACTGTTCCTATTTAGAAATAATTCTTATTTTTAGTTACCTTTATCAGTTGTTGCGTGACGGTACATTTTGCTTTACCACGTCATTCGCGACGTTACGTCGAAATTACGTTAGTTTAGGCgttcgttacgtcacaatatgtAAATGTCATTATCGCGTcgctattattacgtcataattatgtCACCACGCTCACGACGCCACAATACGTTTTTTATACGAATGCCTTTCGCGACGATtgtttcatggggccccatgcgcatTACGTGATCGCACGGCACGTTACATATTCGTtctgaattaaattttatttaatttgtattttataaaatatatgtttgttctaatttctatttttactaattcatatttttctaatttatatatttttcttctacttttatatttattccaaattatatttttatttatatttattctattttgtattttttttatctgttttatatttattttaagttatactTGTTACTATTCATATTTATTCCATTTTGtagttattctattttattcttattCTAATTTTATATTCATGCTATCCACACACAAAAGAGGCAAGAAAATCCTAAATATGGTAAGCTATTTCACAataggcattgttacgtacacAAATCTTTTCTAGATATTACCaaagatgtgacgtcacgaagtggtgacgACACAAAAGAAGAACTCACTTCGTAagttattttgtaactttctttatcttcgcgtggcctgaaaacgacagtcgttaaacacgggtgttctgtttcatacacctcgtggccACTAGAGAGTTACCATggatgttactttgttggtaatgTTTTTCCGCATGgttgtatttttgttaattttaggtttagtatgtgacgtcacagaggatcaacCGGTCAGATGCGCGTCATGCAAGAATAAAGGTGACTATGTCGTAATAATATACTGAGggtgttttaatgattttttttgttacagatAATTGAAGAAGGAACAGAAAATAAGCGCAAGGTATTATATTACTAATGTATTGGTGAGCAATTAcctgtaacttttattttacttcaaAAACTTTTCTTATATTGAAACCGACATAATTACTTCTAAGAATgttatggtagggtgggagaaaatgggacaccttttcattctgttctcttgtcccattttgtagtaaacaaaaacattccttacgactctcatagaccgttgttaattgttaaaaatttgatcaagatatttggatgttatgtgctgctgcaggtgtcctgtcttaccccaACGGTACTACATAAATTTGGTTCTAATTTGAAAACCCAAATCATTCTCATtacatataaaattaaaattaagtttatgCATTGTTTGAATTAAAAGAATGTAGGCTATTtgacttgctttatcttcgggttttttcattgtttttatatgtggcGGATAATTTGACAaccgattagtgaccactgggtttgagcaaacCACTCCTCTTGCCAGATTATACGAGTTTCCATGTATGTTGCTTTGAGGGGGTAGTTTAAACTCTATTCTATTGTGACTACAATTTACTTTTTTGCAGACGAAAGTAAAGAATAGACGAAAACGCTGTTGAAGAATTCATGGTTTGAAGTTTAAGGTTTATAAAGTATGAGTTGTGTGTTTTGAtatctgtttgtttgtatgtgtCGGTTACTTTAATCTGCTGGATCTAATGTTGCCAGCAATTTTTAATCAGTCACTATCATAGTGCATTTTACATATCTATgaaatacatacaaaaaaaactatggcgaacatcttgctggataGATTTTAATCGTTTTTCAGTTTTGAGTCATTTTTTGGCGTTTCTGTACGATTTTAATAGattgttggtacacaaatactcaAGTAATAACAACACGCAGTATAATATGCGCATAAACTCCATTCTCACAATAATTCCCTCTTCcccaattttatatttaaatttaagttaaaacaacaagttaTAGTAATATTAACGCACAGTATAATATGCACGTTAATGCTGTCTTTGCattaatcaaatttatttcCCAATTTTGTACTTAAAATTTAGGTTAATAAGTTATAGCGTATttgggacgatggccacgtctCAGTTACGTTATGACTTCGATTCGAAGGGTAAAAAGACCCTgagttcggtgcggttacgttATTTGTACTGACTGAGTTATGTCGCGGTTCggttgttgcgtggacgtcgccgccagtgatgctacgctagaTATTTAGGTCACTGTCACTACAGTGATGCTATACGCTCGGTCATTTAGGTCACTgaatgcggttcgtaacaacctgacGCAGTTTCGTAGCGATCGGTGCTATGCGTAACACCcggacgatattatattgtgtttagttacgacgagagtatcgcggtaacAACATGGCGTCTTACTGGGTGACAGGGACAAACAGGGGCAGGGCTGTTGTTGGCTTAGACTCCTTGTGGTCGGACATTCATTTGTGTTATGGTGTACACTGCATGTTCAGCCatatattttctgtaaatatttcaacGATTATGTTCGCGTAAACTAATTTTTGGTAGTGTCCCATTTTTGTATGAATGAGCTGTTGTGTACATTGTGTGTTTTGTCACTTTTTCTTTGTGCACATTGTTGTATagtttttgtctttttgtcggtgtgtgtttgtgtttgttgtgCACGGTGTGTgcattttttgtctttttgtctatagggtttctttaacctgcaTGGATTGTCtatcccgcaagggtttctcaccttagaagtagaaacccactaccattggctgggggcttgtcgtgccgtagtggctttccaccaacgccagccacaattatgaaggtattttaatcatgTTACTGTTTTTCAGATGGCAAAGCATTCTGGATcctttcaaattttttttttattcagtatATGTAAATGTACTACTGTAATATTcacaagttataaataaactgcatattattatacatttatCATGTAATACTCAATATAAGAAAATTGTCGTATATGAGCAGAATATACCTTCCGCACGTGGGCAGTAAAGATGTGTGAAAATAGGTTCAGAGATCGCCTACCAATGTCTCGTATTATTCATGTATTCAAAACGTTTCGTCATTTAAAGTTATTAcacatacataacataacaccGTTGTATTACGTTGGCATATTACGTCTACCTCTTGCCAGAGTTAAtaggttcgaggctcgatgctgctaccactgtggacGTGTGGatgcttgggcaagacacttaccgcAAAGTGGTTCCTGATAGATTTTCAGAGTTGTCAAAATTGCActcaaagaatatttaaaaaactacatatattttaaaaactacttatacgaggtgtaagaaacctaacacacccgtgttataacagcgGTCGTTGCCACGGGATGATATAAGTTAATTCATTCCTATAAACTTAagtgttatttaaattgtcgGTTTGCTGGACGAATCcgctttttaattgtttttatttgcgaTAAAACGCCATACCAAGCTTtgaatatataatttaaaatagccATTCAAAAGCAAGACCAGCAAAGCTTTTAAGCTtgtaaattaacataaaactaaaatgtcTCAGTTATAAGTCTTAAACTTTAGAATCGTTTGAAAACGTCACTAATAATGCAATAAGTACAGCAGAAAATATTGACCACAGCGAAGCATGAATTCTGGCCACGCCTTGCGTCGTATTATCTTGCTGCTGTATCTGAACAGTAGTCTGTATTTCCCATCCCGCTGTCGTGTGATCTTGGATACTTGTACGATCATTTTGTACTTCGGTAATCGGAACTTCGCTAGACGTTGTACTTTGAATTGTAGAAGAACTTTCGTTTTGTTGCGCAATGGTTGAACCAGTTTGGGCAGTGGTAGTCTCATACTTTACCGGGATGACATTGTTGCAGTAATCTAAACATAGCATTGACTTAAAAACCCCTAAACGTAAGTTTACTTTGATAGataaatgatgtttttattctcattCCAACgacatcatatttttttaaaagattattaaCTTAAACGTCGGGAATTCCATAAAACGGATTTGTGCCCacacgttttaaacttaacatgATAACATCAGGTTAGGGTAAGtttgttcatgttttttttctattatatcGCATCATTAGGTGGTAAACATGAAACATTTGTAGAATATTATAACCATTTTCTGACTACACAAAAGAGCcgtgttaattattttaatgtgaaaTATGGGATACTATAAGCTGTGCGCCGTGGCAAAATGGTTAATTTTCCTGCCTCTAAACCATTtgacaagacatttaacgacattattttctttaacccagtggttactaatgggttgtacaaattatcagccacacataaaaaattaacaaaaataacctacaaagtaacaaataactcgtaagctggcacgaggtgtatatgaaacagaacacccgtgctataacgactgttatttttcggccacgcgaggataacccacgttacattcataaattattcttatattatagtagggtggggaaagacgggacttttttgttctattttattgtcttatttggtagttaacaaggaactttcaaagaatcataaaaccgcatcctcacgacccccatatacaccattgttaattgtttaaaacacgatcagaatatttgtaattttgtgcCAAAGATATCTtccccacagcactatataaGATAGTAAGATACCTCCGTGACATGAAATAATGCATTCCCTCATTGTACTGCCGTAGATAACCACGTTTTGTGATTGTGTAGAACAACGTCTTTGCACCACCTCGGCAACTCCagctaaaaaaaatcatattattatttaatgaaGTGTACCGTATTACATCATATTATAAGTTGTGGTAGGGAAAAAGATGGaaaaacctttagcacaaaatatccaaatatcctgatcgttttaaacaattaacaacggtctatgtgagtcgtgaggatacgatttaataattctttgaaagttctttgtttactaccaaatgggacgagaaaatggaataaaagggtgtcccatcttccccgatcCTTTTATAAGTCATATacaataagtttttattatgtaaGTCTATTCTGAACTCGTATTATATAAGtctattataaattttatatttttttaaatacaatagcgaagataaggctaattaaaacaacaaagagatgcccataaacacctgtgttataaatcTATAGGAACACCCGCGTCCTAACAactatcattgccccgccacgcaagggcaaataagttacattcattcattgatatatttttatatactcgtttaaattttgcattaatgtcattaaaaaaaacaaagtgtatTTTACCTTCAGTTGTCGACACTCTGGTCACACATGCAATGGACCCAGGGGGGCATGGAAGAGAAAAATGTTCAGGATTGTCACTACAGCTAGAGTTCACCGCTGTGATACATTGGTAGCATCCATTGATAAGGTGCGAAATTTCTAGAATAACACAAATTGTACAAATTTTTAGCTGGAAAaagattttctttttcaaactgaagaaatgtagttttttttatttagcacAAAATGTCCCACATTTCGTgactgtttttaataattaacaactctTTTAAGAGGTAtagtatatagggtgggggaagatgggacgccttttcgtattatttttttcgtctaatttggtagtaaacaaaaaacttttgaagaattataaaactatatcctcacgactctcatagaccgttgttaatgtttaaaacacgatcaggatatttaaatattatgttttaaaggtgttttgtcttcctccaccctactatatgttcaaTAATCAAACTTTTACATTAATGACTGTCACCATAACTGAGTagactttaaaatgtttaaaagaaCTGGAATTACAACCTATGGTAATTCAAACACACGCAACTATAATCCGGCATTCCACAAATAAACATAGTTGACGCGTGGTTTATAAATACTTAATCGCTATTGTACAGCTGTGATACCAAATACACAATTCCCAGGTACGCCCATGTACCAAACGTGAGGAGAAGTTGACGCGCCGACCACGaggaaatgttataaaatcaCCACCCATATAACTCGTTTATTTTGCTCTCGAGTAAAAGCGAAATTTCGGTTCTATTTTAAGAACACAAATTTTCTCCACAGTTCGCGCCATCAGAAAAATGGAGAAATTGCTCATTCGGTTTATGCTTATCATGCACGCCTTAAGGTTATGAGTTGCGGCTGGCATACGATAGGGCCTGAGTGCTTTTTCAATTGGCATAAGAGCAATATTCTCACAATTCTCGAGTCTGATGGGCGTTTGAAATCTTAATACGCAGCTTGGCGTGGTAGTTAAGTGGCAATGTGGTTCATATCAGTATAGCGAATTTTAATATGCGTTACTTTTTAGGCATTTAGAACCATTTACGTTCGGGAGAAATAACGTAATGGCCCTGACTAtagaaatatgtttatatgtcTTTTAACCTTTAGCCGACTGTGTATCTATACAGCATTCGTTAAAACGTT
The nucleotide sequence above comes from Ciona intestinalis unplaced genomic scaffold, KH HT000295.1, whole genome shotgun sequence. Encoded proteins:
- the LOC100176642 gene encoding uncharacterized protein LOC100176642 isoform X2 — encoded protein: MQLTASPEFFIRTFLAATVAAAASVPHTLDIRLPEEEEIISPPAENPRICHVCSHSSSSTEYNTSSCETSNLSIFDGVRCPPGNTVCSTVRQVFANDNCNFGNCTLERGSTSLHSKCGVSNPQQSSPAESNSIPLSEISHLINGCYQCITAVNSSCSDNPEHFSLPCPPGSIACVTRVSTTEAGVAEVVQRRCSTQSQNVVIYGSTMRECIISCHGDYCNNVIPVKYETTTAQTGSTIAQQNESSSTIQSTTSSEVPITEVQNDRTSIQDHTTAGWEIQTTVQIQQQDNTTQGVARIHASLWSIFSAVLIALLVTFSNDSKV
- the LOC100176642 gene encoding uncharacterized protein LOC100176642 isoform X1, whose amino-acid sequence is MQLTASPEFFIRTFLAATVAAAASVPHTLDIRLPEEEEIISPPAENPRICHVCSHSSSSTEYNTSSCETSNLSIFDGVRCPPGNTVCSTVRQVFANGTNLLTRECLPENPPAVEIDSDTYLCWDICNTDNCNFGNCTLERGSTSLHSKCGVSNPQQSSPAESNSIPLSEISHLINGCYQCITAVNSSCSDNPEHFSLPCPPGSIACVTRVSTTEAGVAEVVQRRCSTQSQNVVIYGSTMRECIISCHGDYCNNVIPVKYETTTAQTGSTIAQQNESSSTIQSTTSSEVPITEVQNDRTSIQDHTTAGWEIQTTVQIQQQDNTTQGVARIHASLWSIFSAVLIALLVTFSNDSKV